Below is a genomic region from Candidatus Binataceae bacterium.
GTGAGGGTTTGTTCACTATCGGTGGGGGAAGAGCCGGACTCATGCTGACGGTGATATTGCCTCTACTGACCTGGTTTGCAACTTTCGGACTCGCGGTTTCCACGGGCGACGGCAAACGCGACTTTGCAATCGCTCTACTGCTGGCGCTAGCCGTGTGGCCGGCTTACTCGCTAACCCGGCGGCGTTGGGGCGGACCGGCCAGCATTCAAGAGCAACCCGGCTATAGCGGTGCGTCGACCACCTCATCGAAGCGCGAATAGTCGACCATCGGTGTTCCGCCGCCCCGGAAGCCGGTGATGTCGGCCAGTCGCTTGCCCCACAGTACGTCTTCGGCTCCGTAGTACTGTCGTGCATTGATGGTCTGCGAAAAAGTCTCCTCCAGTCCAGTCAAGGATATGACGATCATGACGCCCGCGTCCCTGAGCGACTCGGGCGTCTCGCCCGAGAGCGGACTATCAGGCGTGATCTGATGAACGGCAGTCCAGCTCAGGCTAAATAGCGCGCTGCGCTCGCGCTGCAATCGGAGATCGTAAAATCGGCGCAGCCGTTCGCCCTCGGCCGTGACCTCGATGCGCGAAAAGGTCAGATGGACCTGCGCTTCGAGAATGTGGCTCTCGCGCAGATTCGCCATCCTAAACATCAAGCTCGGAAAGCCATCGCGCCTCGACACCACCATATAGCGGCTAAAGCGCACGAGCGCCCTGGGCAGCGAGAACTTAGCGAACACCAGGCCGGTCATCAGGGCGAGTCCGACCAGACCCATCAGCGCTTCGACCGAAACCAACGCGT
It encodes:
- a CDS encoding ion channel is translated as MDEDPSESYQSVGGGGGLRPFADLYYFLVRSPWPILLLLVLGVFTAANALFGLAYWFDGGVQGSRPGSYPDMFFFSVQTMSTIGYGVLHPTTLISNALVSVEALMGLVGLALMTGLVFAKFSLPRALVRFSRYMVVSRRDGFPSLMFRMANLRESHILEAQVHLTFSRIEVTAEGERLRRFYDLRLQRERSALFSLSWTAVHQITPDSPLSGETPESLRDAGVMIVISLTGLEETFSQTINARQYYGAEDVLWGKRLADITGFRGGGTPMVDYSRFDEVVDAPL